One Dromiciops gliroides isolate mDroGli1 chromosome 3, mDroGli1.pri, whole genome shotgun sequence DNA segment encodes these proteins:
- the GPR17 gene encoding uracil nucleotide/cysteinyl leukotriene receptor, giving the protein MKSLVVDPSNQFNASLDAFEQCGKETPLENVLFASFYLLDFILAFVGNTLALWLFIRDQKSGTPANVFLMHLAVADLSFVLVLPTRLVYHFSGNHWPFGEIPCRLTGFLFYLNMYASIYFLTCISVDRFLAIVHPIKSIKLRRPLYAHLTCAFLWAVVAVAMAPLLVSAQTVEVNNTTVCLQLYREKASRNALVSLAVAFTFPFITTVTCYLLIIRSLRSGHRVEKHLKDKAIKMIIMVLMIFLVCFVPYHVNRYIYVLRYDGTRASCEAQRLLALSNRITSCLTSLNGALDPVMYFFVAEKFRDALCNLLCGKRAMTLPPSFEGKTNESSLSAKSEL; this is encoded by the coding sequence ATGAAAAGTCTGGTGGTGGATCCCTCAAATCAATTCAACGCTTCCCTGGATGCTTTTGAGCAATGTGGCAAAGAAACACCCttggaaaatgttctttttgcCTCCTTCTATCTTCTGGATTTCATCCTGGCCTTTGTTGGCAATACTCTTGCCCTCTGGCTCTTTATCCGGGACCAAAAATCGGGCACTCCAGCCAACGTTTTTCTGATGCATCTTGCTGTGGCCGATTTGTCCTTTGTGCTGGTGCTTCCCACCCGACTTGTTTATCATTTTTCTGGAAACCACTGGCCATTTGGGGAAATCCCATGCCGTCTTACCGGGTTCCTCTTCTACCTCAACATGTACGCCAGCATCTACTTCCTCACATGCATCAGCGTTGACCGCTTCCTCGCCATCGTGCACCCCATCAAGTCCATCAAACTGCGCAGGCCTCTCTACGCCCACCTAACCTGCGCCTTCCTCTGGGCGGTGGTGGCCGTGGCCATGGCCCCGCTGCTGGTCAGTGCGCAGACAGTGGAGGTGAACAACACGACCGTCTGCCTGCAGCTCTACCGGGAGAAAGCCTCCAGGAACGCTCTCGTGTCCTTGGCTGTGGCCTTTACCTTCCCCTTCATCACCACCGTCACCTGCTACTTGCTGATCATTCGGAGTTTACGCAGCGGCCACCGGGTAGAGAAACACCTCAAGGACAAAGCCATCAAGATGATCATCATGGTGCTCATGATCTTCCTGGTGTGCTTCGTGCCCTACCATGTCAACCGATACATCTACGTACTCCGGTACGACGGCACCCGGGCCTCCTGTGAGGCCCAGAGGCTCCTGGCCCTCAGTAACCGCATCACATCCTGCCTCACCAGCCTCAATGGTGCCCTGGACCCCGTCATGTATTTTTTTGTGGCTGAGAAGTTTCGGGATGCTTTATGTAATTTGCTCTGTGGCAAAAGGGCAATGACCCTGCCCCCGAGTTTCGAgggaaagacaaatgagagtTCCCTAAGCGCTAAGTCTGAACTGTGA